A portion of the Stigmatella aurantiaca DW4/3-1 genome contains these proteins:
- a CDS encoding transglutaminase-like domain-containing protein: MTRSRSHALWLLAATLLCAAPVLAQAPASAPRPAAPQALSDVLKVPRPPGGEWLGLYLMDKKVGYFFTDVSLVPGRKDQLRAVTELVFKATVGTKLSERVHREERVYEAKPGGRLLSFVVDQRGDGGTQRLEATNTPSGLKVVRKRPGQPNEVLTVAASAEKTEDADQARVAIYRKAAVEGTITDGTDLEGYKVTTTTEPAEERMVRGVKVRLSRAQTISEKEKVPVTAYFTEDGEMVEVDFGQTMKARAETETVAKRLDVVEVFGLTRIVLPKKLPIEARAVPGRAVLVMTGLPEKFQQDSYRQKYVKLPDGRVEVTLLSDFPKTSNLKQLPVTDPEGGENLKATLIVESDNAEIRNLAKTLVGSQKDAYTAAKKIVAWVAKNLAKDYGASADRASDVLRQRKGDCTEHSLLAVALLRAAGIPARRIDGVVYMVNEDGVPAFYWHEWIEAYVGEWTQMDPTFDQPVADATHFGVGQEGNAEITPLIGQLKVVEVRDKPSTAMKP; this comes from the coding sequence ATGACCCGCTCCCGTTCCCACGCCCTCTGGCTGTTGGCCGCCACGCTGCTGTGCGCGGCCCCGGTGCTGGCCCAGGCGCCCGCGTCCGCCCCCCGTCCGGCCGCCCCCCAGGCGCTCTCGGATGTGCTCAAAGTGCCCCGCCCCCCGGGAGGCGAGTGGCTGGGGCTGTACCTGATGGACAAGAAGGTCGGGTACTTCTTCACGGACGTGTCGCTGGTTCCCGGGCGCAAGGACCAACTGCGCGCCGTCACCGAGCTGGTCTTCAAAGCGACCGTGGGCACCAAGCTCTCCGAGCGGGTGCACCGCGAGGAGCGCGTCTACGAGGCGAAGCCCGGCGGGCGGCTGCTCTCGTTCGTGGTGGACCAGCGTGGGGATGGCGGCACCCAGCGGCTGGAAGCCACGAATACCCCCAGCGGCTTGAAGGTGGTGCGCAAGCGGCCCGGACAGCCCAACGAGGTGCTGACGGTGGCGGCCAGCGCCGAGAAGACCGAGGACGCGGACCAGGCGCGCGTGGCCATTTACCGCAAGGCGGCGGTCGAGGGCACCATCACCGATGGAACGGACCTGGAGGGATACAAGGTCACCACCACCACGGAGCCCGCCGAGGAGCGGATGGTGCGCGGGGTGAAGGTGCGGCTGAGCCGGGCGCAGACGATCTCCGAGAAGGAGAAGGTGCCCGTGACGGCGTACTTCACCGAGGACGGCGAGATGGTGGAGGTCGACTTCGGTCAGACGATGAAGGCACGGGCCGAGACCGAGACGGTGGCAAAGCGGCTGGACGTGGTGGAGGTCTTCGGGCTCACGCGCATCGTGCTGCCCAAGAAGCTGCCGATCGAGGCGCGGGCGGTGCCGGGCCGCGCCGTCCTGGTGATGACGGGGCTGCCGGAGAAGTTCCAGCAGGACAGCTACCGGCAGAAGTACGTGAAGCTGCCGGACGGACGCGTGGAGGTGACGCTGCTGTCGGACTTCCCCAAGACGTCCAACCTCAAACAGCTGCCAGTGACAGATCCGGAGGGGGGCGAGAACCTCAAGGCGACCCTCATCGTCGAGAGCGACAACGCGGAGATCCGCAATCTGGCCAAGACGCTGGTGGGCTCGCAGAAGGACGCGTACACGGCGGCGAAGAAGATCGTCGCCTGGGTGGCCAAGAACCTGGCGAAGGACTACGGGGCGAGCGCGGACCGGGCGTCGGACGTGCTGCGGCAGAGGAAGGGCGACTGTACGGAGCACTCACTCCTGGCGGTGGCGCTGCTGCGCGCGGCGGGGATTCCGGCGCGGCGGATCGACGGCGTGGTCTACATGGTGAACGAGGACGGGGTCCCCGCGTTCTACTGGCACGAGTGGATCGAAGCCTACGTGGGCGAGTGGACGCAGATGGATCCGACCTTCGACCAGCCGGTGGCGGACGCAACCCACTTTGGCGTGGGCCAGGAGGGCAACGCGGAGATCACCCCGCTCATCGGCCAGCTCAAGGTGGTGGAAGTGAGGGACAAGCCTTCCACTGCCATGAAGCCATAA